One genomic segment of Epinephelus fuscoguttatus linkage group LG19, E.fuscoguttatus.final_Chr_v1 includes these proteins:
- the traf7 gene encoding E3 ubiquitin-protein ligase TRAF7 has protein sequence MEASFGPTFSAVAAGAKAEGSSTYKQHRRTPSSSSTLTYSPRDDDDGMPPIGTPRRSDSAISVRSLHSESNMSLRSTFSLHEEEEDTEPQVFAEQPSVKLCCQLCCNVFKDPVITTCGHTFCRRCALTSDKCPVDAAKLTVVVNNIAVAEQIGELFIHCKYGCRATASAAGGAAGGAAAPTATVAGKPGAYEVDPLGCPFTIKLSTRKEHEASCDYRPVRCPNNPSCPPLLTMNLEAHLKECEHIKCPHSKYGCTFIGNQDTYETHLEVCKFEGLKEFLQQTDDRFHEMQLTLAQKDQDIAFLRSMLGKLSEKLDQLEKNLELKFDVLDENQSKLSEDLMEFRRDASMLNDELSHINARLNMGILGSYDPQQIFKCKGTFVGHQGPVWCLCVYSTGDLLFSGSSDKTIKVWDTCTTYKCQKTLEGHDGIVLALCIQGNRLYSGSADCTIIVWDIQTLQKVNTIRAHDNPVCTLVSSHNMLFSGSLKAIKVWDIVGTELKLKKELTGLNHWVRALVASQNHLYSGSYQTIKIWDIRSLECVHVLQTSGGSVYSIAVTNHHIVCGTYENLIHVWDIESKEQVRTLTGHVGTVYALAVISTPDQTKVFSASYDRSLRVWSMDNMICTQTLLRHQGSVTALAVSRGRLFSGAVDSTVKVWTC, from the exons ATGGAGGCTTCTTTTGGCCCGACCTTCTCCGCTGTAGCTGCTGGAGCTAAAG CAGAAGGATCCAGCACCTACAAGCAGCACAGGAgaactccctcctcctccagcacTCTGACCTACTCTCCCCGGGATGATGACGATGGAATG CCTCCTATTGGGACTCCTCGGAGGTCAGATTCAGCCATCTCAGTCCGATCTCTCCATTCCGAGTCCAACATGTCTCTGCGCTCCACGTTCTCTCtgcatgaagaggaggaggacacg GAGCCCCAAGTGTTTGCTGAACAGCCGTCTGTAAAACTGTGCTGCCAGCTGTGTTGTAACGTCTTCAAGGACCCCGTCATCACCACGTGTGGG CACACCTTCTGCAGACGATGTGCCTTGACTTCAG ACAAGTGCCCAGTGGATGCGGCTAAGCTAACGGTCGTGGTGAACAACATTGCGGTGGCGGAGCAGATTGGAGAGCTCTTCATTCACTGTAAATACGGCTGCAGGGCCACAGCCAGCGCTGCAGGCGGAGCTGCAGGCGGGGCTGCGGCCCCCACTGCCACAGTGGCCGGGAAACCTGGAGCGTACGAGGTCGACCCACTGGGCTGCCCGTTCACCATCAAACTGTCCACACGCAA AGAACATGAGGCCAGCTGTGACTACAGGCCTGTCCGCTGCCCCAACAACCCCTCCTGCCCCCCGCTGCTCACCATGAACCTGGAGGCTCACCTCAAAGAATGTGAGCACATCAAGTGTCCACACTCCAAATATGG CTGTACATTCATCGGTAACCAGGACACGTAtgaaacacacctggaggtgtGTAAGTTTGAGGGTCTGAAGGAGTTTCTGCAGCAGACTGATGACAG GTTCCATGAGATGCAGCTGACTCTGGCCCAGAAGGACCAAGACATCGCTTTCCTGCGCTCCATGTTGGGCAAACTGTCTGAGAAGTTAGATCAGCTAGAGAAGAACCTGGAGCTCAAATTTG atgttTTGGATGAGAACCAGAGTAAACTGAGCGAGGACCTGATGGAATTTCGTAGAGATGCGTCCATGCTTAac gaTGAGTTGTCTCACATCAATGCCAGGCTCAACATGGGAATCCTGGGCT CGTACGACCCTCAGCAGATCTTCAAGTGCAAGGGGACATTTGTCGGCCACCAGGGCCCAGtttggtgtctgtgtgtctacTCCACCGGAGACCTCCTCTTCTCTGGATCCTCAGATAAGACCATCAAG GTGTGGGACACCTGCACCACCTACAAGTGTCAGAAAACCCTCGAGGGTCATGACGGCATCGTCCTGGCGCTCTGTATCCAAGG AAACCGGCTGTACAGCGGCTCTGCAGACTGCACCATCATC GTGTGGGACATCCAGACCCTGCAGAAAGTCAATACTATCCGTGCTCATGACAACCCTGTTTGTACGCTGGTCTCCTCCCACAACATGTTGTTCAGCGGCTCCCTCAAGGCCATTAAG gtgtgggACATCGTGGGTACGGAGCTGAAGCTGAAGAAGGAGCTGACGGGTCTGAATCACTGGGTCAGAGCACTGGTGGCCTCCCAGAACCACCTGTACAGCGGCTCCTATCAGACCATCAAG ATCTGGGACATCCGTTCTCTGGAGTGTGTCCACGTTCTGCAGACCAGCGGCGGCAGCGTCTACTCCATCGCCGTCACCAATCACCACATTGTCTGTGGCACCTATGAAAACCTCATCCAT GTGTGGGACATTGAGTCTAAAGAGCAGGTGAGGACTCTGACAGGTCACGTGGGAACAGTGTACGCTCTTGCCGTCATCTCCACCCCTGACCAGACCAAAGTGTTCAGCGCCTCCTACGACCGCTCGCTCAGG GTGTGGAGCATGGACAACATGATCTGTACCCAGACACTGCTGAGACACCAGGGCAGTGTAACAGCTCTAGCCGTCTCCAGAGGGCGCCTCTTCTCTGGAGCCGTCGACAGCACCGTCAAG GTGTGGACGTGCTAA